The nucleotide window ttttattaataatcaacattgttttacatcgtacagagattacagagcacagttttCACAACATATATCCGTCCAAAATCAAAATCGGCTATAACAGACCCTAAAAAAGAAACTGTACACCACAATAACATCAATCGCGTATGATAATCTAACAAACAAAGAATCTTTCAAAACCATTGGATCTGAAACATCCAATAAAATAAAACGAAATCGTATGTAAAAGATGGGGATATCGGAATCAAGAATCAATACCGTCGATGTAGACTATTATCTAATGAAGATTGACTATACCTCTTCACTAAATCGCCGATTTGATCTCGAGGATTTGATTTACTGCAAGATTAGATCTTATTAAACCCTATAATCGATCATGAAATACTCGAATTAGATATTACCGTATATGATTTGTCTTCAAATCCGTTGATTCTTGATCAAAATTATTGGCTCCTGTGTTCGCCGTCTTCGTTCAGAGAAGAGAAGAAAGAGAAATCGAAATAGGGTtttgagaggagagagagagagagtatagcGTAAATGAGAAGTCTTGGTTCAATCCTCAACTATGAGGTGTGCCACATGGATGATGACATGGCTGCTGAGTTGGCTTGCACCAttgggtgacatgtgtccccaatggtttgctttattatatatatagatgttTTTTACATCTTATCTCATCACTCTATAACTTTTTCCTTCTAAAATTCATATACATTTAGTTGATTTTCAACATTTCATATTCTAACATCAAATAATTATGAACCTACTTAAAATTActtatgtatatttttttaatctttttcatCATATTATATTAACTCGTCCATTTCCAcctttatttatttgattttagaATGTCAAAATTTGATTTTCACTTGCTTTAGTTATTAAAAGCTTCGGTTAATACATGTTATTATCAAACCGTCTGCTTTGTCTGATTGGTTTGTGGAAGTGCTTTGATGATTGTTTATCAAAGTGTGGGTATGTAGggaaactatgaagctaaagtaTCAAATGGAAGCAGAAGGAATTCAAATGGATTATTATAAACTATTAAACTATACAACTTTCATGAATTTGGATGTGTACATGGGTGATTCAACCACCAAGTTCTCAAAAGGGTTTCAAGTAGCTCCTCATGTGTGTTAGCCTGCAAACGATAGAACATATCCGTACATGTCAATGAACGGTCGATTGGTCAAACCAGTTTCAGAAACGGGTTGACAtcataaataatttaaaactttAAAAAATTATGTATAACTACACCTCTTGCCACTGTTGATGAACCAAGAACAAGACCAATCAATGCTAAGCTGCAAAAACGCGTTAAAGACACAATGAGTCAAAGTCAAACACAGAACTTTCTAAATGCAattttgatttttatattatataaaaaaatattatatacatgtttttttatttatagaTCATATTTTTTATACATCTTGATACCAGTATAAACTCCTTTACAAACTGAAATGAAGAGCTGCACAATAAGAGTATCACAATTAGTATAATtcattgaaaattaaaaactgaaaacaaatGATGTGTTTAAACTTTAAACAAAGAGATAGGGTCTCACTTGACTGTCAGTGTAGCACAGTACATCTCTCCATAGTCCTGTTGTTTTAAACTTCTCCTGAAATGATAATTCCCATTTAATACACACTTCAGTGATTTTTAAAACCTTTAAACGTCAAAAACAAAATCAGTTACCCGTAAACCATGTGGGGAATCAGATCGAGACGGCTAGTAGTCGAATCAGCAATTGGATCAAACCGAtcctaaaaaaacaaagtaacagCAAAAATACTTTTAATTAGAGAGATTAAAAATTAAATCACATACAGTGCAGCTCCAACCtacacaaaaataaataaattaaccagtGTTCGACATACAGAAAAAAATATACCAGTTTGAGTTTACCTTATTATGTGCGAGTCGAATCAATTAGGCTAACTCTTTTGTGTCATTTTTTGTAGATAATCATAGCATGAAATACGATTACAAAACCTATACTACTGTCTCCTAGCAAAAACTATCATTCAATGAAAAAAAAGACGATTTGCTGATTTTAACTCGAAGAATGTTGATTTTACCCTTAATGTGTTTAACGTGCCAATTGAATTGGACAACTTGTAAGATTTCATGATTAAGGTCGTAAAGGGTATGGACGGAGAGAGTATAATATGCAAATTTGGATGTTTAAATGGCCACAACTGTAAATCTCAAaactattttagtttaaaaaaacaGCAAGATTTCAAACTTTGGCCCTCAGGGATGAAAACGGCaatatttcaaactttttggacaaaagtcgcaaaagtggaCAAATCTCagagacgaaaatggcatttgGCTCTTTTTATCTAATTAGTTTTTTTTACCTGTATGTTTACCTTCACAAAATAACGACCGGCCAACATGAAGGCCATCACGGTTACAGAAGCCAAAGTCGTTGCTTTCTTCAAGTCGGTCAACGTAGCACCAATAGCTAGCCCAGGTCCCTGCCATTTTTGTTTTTCAGTTAAAAACCCAACTTATTATATCAAACTCGCAGTTAGGACAAACGGCATACCTGAGCTGCAACTATACATAGGAAGACAATAGTTAAGCAAAACGAATCGGCGGTTAATCTCAAGCCTGCCATGAAATAAACAACAAGGAGAAAAAGCAATGGGAGAAACAGATCAAGTGGAAGGTCAGTTGTTGTTCTCGCCATAAAATATGCACTTAATCTATACATATCTGCTGCTCTTTCCTTGTTTAACATTGCGCGTTCTTGTGGGAATGTAAAAATCGCTGTGAAAACCGGAAAAATGCCTAAAATACCTCAATGAAGAACAACAACCCAGCCTGCAAATGAGATTGTAGACTTAAGATTATCATTGATTCCATATAttgatattttttatttttttataatatttctTACTTGATTATCGAGGTCTTTAGGACTGTGAACTTCTGACTGCCACCATAAAAGTCCAGCTAAAACTCTGCGGGATTCATGGAAATTAATGGAGAACATCCTATTGATGAAAAGTATACCATGGCTTCTGATGCTTTCCCGAAATAAAGCAAGCTCCATTTGCCAAGTAGGATGAGATTATCAAATTTGTGGAAAAGTCGGCTCGATGGCTGGCTGGTGAATTGTGGTGATCACGGTCTTCTCTGTCTGTAATCAATATATAAAAACAGATGTCATGTCGTTATGTATTCAGATTATGTTTTACGTGTTTTGAGTCGTCTGCTAAAGGTGACAATTTCGACCCGTATAGTTATAAATTTGTTGATTTGTGTTATGTTTCATCCCAAACGGATCaaataggaaaaaaaattaaaaaaaaaactatcagCTTTGTCTTTGtcttgaaaaaggttttttttttttttttttttttttttttttttttaactttttttaatggATAAAAAAGTGTTTGGGGTCAACTCAACCGTGCTGACTTGTTTTAACTTGCACAAGCGTACCTCAGCTATGTCTTGCAATAGTTCAATGAACTTCAAAGCAGTCGTAGAGTCCAAGCCGGATGTCGGTTCATCAAGGAACAAGAGGGAAGGATTGATTATTATTTCGAGTCCAATACAAACTCGTTTTCTCTCCCTGCCTGAAACGCCCCGAACAAAAGTGCATCCTATCATTGTATCTTGACATCTGTTTAAGGTGTTTAAATGGATGCAAATTTCAGTTTAAAAAAACCAGTTTAAACATAATAACCAAACTATCAAACCGCTATCACCAGCCGATACCAATCTATCTATTTTAGTTTAGTTGGTCTTTACTAAAAACCCAGTTAGAAGTTCAATCCACATTGTTTTGCACAAGCCACACCAGACAATAATAACCTTCCTAAAATAAATCTTATTCTAAAGCCACCCAGGTCCCAGATTCATAAAAAGGGTAAAAGGCGAGAAGCAAAACCTCAAATTCCAAAATGAAACTAAAGAGAGCTTCCAAATTAATAAATAGCAATGCATACATCCTAGAGGCAGTCTAATCCATTACATTCATACGTTTTGATGTTATAAATATCAACTTCTAGGGTTATTCGTAGCATTTATGTTTAGATATAATAAACAATATGTGGGAAAGGAAATATGAATGCTTAACTCTACATACCGAGCAACCTAGGGCTTCATGTCTCTCTGGGGGTCTTCACTTGTAACAACTAATGCAACCTGCAACTTAACACAATCAGAACCACACAATAAAATACGAAAAAAGGGATTACTGATGTGTTCACAGTTAACTAAAACTTTAGA belongs to Helianthus annuus cultivar XRQ/B chromosome 5, HanXRQr2.0-SUNRISE, whole genome shotgun sequence and includes:
- the LOC110941385 gene encoding LOW QUALITY PROTEIN: ABC transporter G family member 22 (The sequence of the model RefSeq protein was modified relative to this genomic sequence to represent the inferred CDS: inserted 1 base in 1 codon), with protein sequence MELALFRESIRSHGILFINRMFSINFHESRRVLAGLLWWQSEVHSPKDLDNQAGLLFFIEVFXGIFPVFTAIFTFPQERAMLNKERAADMYRLSAYFMARTTTDLPLDLFLPLLFLLVVYFMAGLRLTADSFCLTIVFLCIVAAQGPGLAIGATLTDLKKATTLASVTVMAFMLAGRYFVKDRFDPIADSTTSRLDLIPHMVYGRSLKQQDYGEMYCATLTVNSSFQFVKEFILLSIDWSCSWFINSGKRLTHMRSYLKPF